The genomic segment CGCCGCGACCGGCCGCCACCGCGTCGTACGCCTTGGCCACGTGCGGGGTCAGCGCGGCCACCAGCTCCAGGCGCCCGGCGAGGAGGTCCGCGCCGTGCTGCGCCAGGTGCGCGTCCCACACGGCCAGCGTCGACAGGTCACCGCCGCGCGAGCCACCGGTCTTGCGAGCCAGGTACGAGGTACGCAGCAGCGCGTTGCGTTGTTTGACCACACGCTCGTAGTCGGCGCGGACACCCGCGTAGCGGGGCTGGCGGGTGACCAGCAGGTCGTCCAGGTAGCGGCGGCGTTCCGAGGGGTCGCCACGGACCAGTTCCAGGTCCTCCGGCGCGAACAGCACCAGGCGCAGCGCGCCGAGCACGTCCCGGGCGCGCCGGGCCGGGGACCGGCCGAGCCGGGCCCGGTTGGCCTTGCCCGGGACGATCTCCAGCTCGACGAGCAGCTCCCGGCCCTCGTGCACCACGGCGCAGCGGATCACCGCCGAAGTGGCGCCCATCCGCACCAGCGGGGCGTCGGTGGCGACCCGGTGCGAGTCCAGGGTCGCCACGTAGCCGAGCGCCTCGACCAGGTTGGTCTTGCCGACGCCGTTGGCGCCGACGAGCACGTTCGGCCCCGGCTCCAGGTCGACGCCGACGCGCTCGTACGAGCGGAAGTCGACCAGTTCGAGCCGGCGGACGTACACAGCCTGTGGATACCGGTCAGCGCTTGTGGACGGCGTGGCCGCCGAACTGCTGGCGCAGCGCGGCGACGGCCTTCATCGCGGGTGAATCGTCCTGCCGGGAGGCGAACCGGGCGAACAGCGACGCGGTGATGACGTTGAGCGGTACGGCGAGCCGGACCGCCTCGTCCACGGTCCACCGGCCCTCGCCGGTGTCCTCGGTGTAACCGCTCAGCTCGGCCAGTTCCGGGTCCTCGTCGAGTGCCCGGTCCAGCAGGTCGAGCAGCCAGGAGCGGACCACGGTGCCCTCGCGCCACGACTTGAACACACCGGGCACGTTCGTCACCAGCTCGGAGGCGGCCAGCAGCTCGTAGCCCTCGGCGTAGGCGTGCATCAGGCCGTACTCGATGCCGTTGTGCACCATCTTGGCGTAGTGGCCGGCGCCGACCGGGCCGGCGTGCACGAAGCCGAACTCGCCCTCGGGCTTGAGCGCCTCGAAGACCGGCATCAGGCGCTCGACGTGCTCCTGCGCGCCGCCGACCATCAGCGCGTACCCGTTCTGCCG from the Micromonospora sp. WMMA1947 genome contains:
- the recF gene encoding DNA replication/repair protein RecF, which translates into the protein MYVRRLELVDFRSYERVGVDLEPGPNVLVGANGVGKTNLVEALGYVATLDSHRVATDAPLVRMGATSAVIRCAVVHEGRELLVELEIVPGKANRARLGRSPARRARDVLGALRLVLFAPEDLELVRGDPSERRRYLDDLLVTRQPRYAGVRADYERVVKQRNALLRTSYLARKTGGSRGGDLSTLAVWDAHLAQHGADLLAGRLELVAALTPHVAKAYDAVAAGRGAAGIAYRPSVELPEPGADRAALAEALAAALTANRAAEIERGTTLVGPHRDDLALTLGPLPAKGYASHGESWSYALALRLAGYDLLRADGIEPVLVLDDVFAELDTGRRERLAELVGGASQLLVTCAVDDDVPATLRGTRYAVGEGTVRRAG
- the gnd gene encoding phosphogluconate dehydrogenase (NAD(+)-dependent, decarboxylating) — translated: MQLGLVGLGRMGGNMRERLRAAGHEVVGYDHNPEISDAASLAELAEKLQSPRAVWVMVPAGVTDATIDELAGVLGEGDIIIDGGNSRFSDDAPRAERLNEQGIGYIDVGVSGGVWGRQNGYALMVGGAQEHVERLMPVFEALKPEGEFGFVHAGPVGAGHYAKMVHNGIEYGLMHAYAEGYELLAASELVTNVPGVFKSWREGTVVRSWLLDLLDRALDEDPELAELSGYTEDTGEGRWTVDEAVRLAVPLNVITASLFARFASRQDDSPAMKAVAALRQQFGGHAVHKR